From Rhododendron vialii isolate Sample 1 chromosome 10a, ASM3025357v1, the proteins below share one genomic window:
- the LOC131304722 gene encoding protein trichome birefringence-like 34, translated as MVFNSYIWCTSHKMKIQWGSFESPGEVDGDYLEAQRIYEMAVKTWSDWLETRVNRTKTRLFFVSFSPTHERAEEWGKPADQNCYNETEPISKEGYWRRGSDPKMMGIDSKMT; from the exons ATGGTTTTCAATTCTTACATATGGTGTACGTCGCATAAAATGAAAATTCA GTGGGGATCGTTTGAAAGCCCCGGTGAAGTCGATGGAGATTATTTAGAAGCGCAACGAATCTATGAGATGGCTGTGAAGACTTGGTCGGATTGGTTGGAAACTCGTGTCAATCGCACCAAGACCAGATTGTTTTTCGTTAGCTTCTCACCCACTCATGAACG GGCCGAAGAATGGGGGAAGCCTGCAGACCAAAATTGTTACAACGAAACCGAGCCAATTTCGAAAGAAGGGTATTGGAGACGCGGATCAGATCCTAAAATGAtgggaattgattctaaaatgACGTGA